The nucleotide window CTACTGTGCTCTTCACAGCTCCCAAGTCTGGAGTAGGTCGGTGGTGCGGTTCCAAGAGAGGCGGAGGGCAAGCACCAAGGGGGTATCCAGCTGGTGCTCTCAGGCCCCCAGGAGTGTCTGGTCAGGCTCAAGGAGCTGGCTTCAGCTGCTGTTCCATGGGTCCTCGGCTTCCCAAGGACTCATTTGCGTCCCCATTTGAAGGGTTTGTTCAGGTTTACTtccttatttgtgtttttgtacATGCGGGCGCATGTCCACGTCTATGTTTGTGCAGGTGGGTCTGCTGTCGGGTGTGGGTGCGTGCGTATACATATATGTCtgtatgtgtctctgtgtgtgtctgtgtgtgcatgtgtgttcgtagatctgggagggagggagccgggaGATAGGCTGTGCTCTGGGCTGGAGCTATACCCGGGTAGTGGAGTGTGAGTGGGGCAGCCCAGTACTGTTGAACCCTGTGGCAAAGGTGTTATAGGGGTGCAACGTCTGCAGCCCTACCAGGGAATTGGGAATCATAGTGATGGTGTTGGGGGTCATAAGTGGGATATCATCGGGGGAGCGCCGCAGGGTCAGTGTGTAGTCGGGCAGCGCAGTGAGGCGCAGTGTGTCGTGTGGGGGACCAGCCTCACATTCGTGGTGGGTGGGGCCCAGCTGTAACGCTGCCAGCTCCTCCTCAGGAGCAGCTCCCAATTCGGGGGCCCCGGCTCCCCTCTGAGGGCTAGGCTGCCGCAGGGGCTCCTGACGCCGTTTGTCCTTACGGTAGTAGAGGGCAGCAAAGGCCAGAACGTTAAGGAATAGAAGGGAGGCCCCCACGGCGATGGTGACACTTAATTCAGTGGAGTAGTCACGAGGGTTCTCCACCAAGAGTGGCCCTGCATCCTGACCCCCGTTCCAGGACCCTTGGGCATTCTCATTGCTATAGGCAGGGGAGATGGCTGGCCGCTTGGTGCTCCAGGTCTTGCCGTTGGGCCTTCGGGTGATGTGGGAGCTGTGGGTGGTATCCGGAGGCGGCACTTTGGTGGTTGTGGACGTATAGTGGAACATGTCATGCAGGTTGTATAGGTGGGGCACCAGGTGTTTCCAAAAGGCCACCTTAGTGGCCCGGTAATGATCGCGGACCCTCGGTTTCAGCCCGATGTGAAGGTAGAGCTGGTCTCGGGGATTGTATTTGGACCAGGCCACTTCCTCAAAGCGGTTGGCCTTGGTGTGAATAAACTTGGTGTCCTGGGGGACCGGCTTGTTGGGATCCCTGCAATACCACACGGAAATCTGGGGTTACCACTCTACCTAGATGAGGGAAGGGCCCAGCATTCTTCCTCTCATCCCCAACTTCCCACTGTTTCCATCTTTTTcacagtctccctccctcctttgtcCATACTCTTCTTCCCCAGCCTTGAACTCCTATTGCCCACAGCTTCATGGAGCCATCTCCTCGTCCCCTGTGCCCATCCTGTAAGGCCATGCCGTGACACTTTTTCTTCTCACATGCTACTGAGCGTCCATCAATCCTttcagttgccccattttcccaaAAGCCCTTTAAGGGCTCTTTCTGAAAACGCTTTACTCCCACTTCACACGGCCTCTGACAATTTAACCTGGAATCCCATAGTTCAGCCAATGACTCTCCCCCCTGCTCAGTCCTAATGTTAACTGAGTTCTGAGCCTCagtcaaatttttgagggaaggaAATGGCATGAAAGACTCTAAAGGAAGAAGTAGGGAGGGCGGTGAAAGGCTTAGCAAGCAAGATTTGGGGAATACCTTAGGAAGGGAGATGATGGCAGAGgtttagagagaggagcagaggggacAGCATGCTGGGGTCCCAAAGAAGAACCCCCACTTTCTCCTTACCCAGTCTTGGCAAAGTTGGTCCAGTAGGTCATGACGACAGCACTGAGCATAACATCATTCTTGGAGAAGTTGCAGGGGAAGAGGTCAGTGGGGCCCACCATAGGGACACCAAATACATAGGGTACTTCGTCCCCATGAGCTGCATCTGACCAAGCAGGCTTCATGAGGCTCTGGCAGTGATGGTAGAAGGCGTAGAAGTAGGTAGGTGAGCCATAGCGGGCGTGCAGATCAGCTGTTACTACTGAGGGCTCCACCCACTGGTGATCCGTGAAGAGTGCCACCAGGGTTTTACGGCGGGTCTCAGGGTTGTCGCGGTCTGCCCAGTCTGTGTACATAAACTTGATGGTCTCCCGCAGGGTGTCCTTACCCTCAGGATATCCGTACAGATTGTCCACAAAGTTGGAGACTGAGTAGTCAAAGTCAGTGCCAGAGACACCATCCTCAGGGTCCACCACCCCTTCCACAAACTTGAGCCCCTCACCCTGGTTGACACCTAGCATAATGTCATAATTGAGGAACTCACCCTGTTCCATGAGAATCTCGGGGTCATCGGGAATGACATCGCCATCGATCACAGGGCCAAAGGCCACATGGTAGCGGGCTGGCTGGATGTCCTGCTCTACCAGCTCCTTGGCACTCTTTTGCCGAAGACAGTCCACCATATCCACTGTGTCTAGTACATTACAGCCCACCTTGTCTGCCAGCAGGCTAGTATACTTCACTGGCTGGTAGTTCACAGCCCAGCTGGACAGAGCAGAACCACTTTGGATGATGGCTCTCTGAAAAAGCCCTACGAAAGACAAGCAGCAGCAGGTCAGATCTGTCTTGTCACCCAGAgcccagaccccccacccccttgtctgCCCGTGAGGGACAAAAGAAACACCTCCTCATTTCTTTGTTACTGGAGCCGCCCTATGAGTTGAATGGGCTGGGAAGGAGGATCAATGCTTTGGGCTGGGATGATTGGTAAGGACCAGAGGAGGGGTCCAGTGGGTccgttccttgactagtcccccACCTGCTTCTTGCTTCCTCATCCTGGGGCAATGGTTGGTAACTTGGGGGTTAAGGACTGCCAGGAAGGATTAACCCCTTGGGTCCCAGACATCAGCTTCCTTATgctccctctctttatctctccttgtCTTCCCCTCTTGCTTCCTGCCCAGCTGGGCCCAGTTCTGTGCCAGCGCCCCACCAGGGAGCTGGCGCTTCCACCACAAAGGGGTCTTTTTCATGAGAGATGAGAAATGCAGGCAGGAGAGAGCCTCACATTCTGGGAGTCTGGGGAAGGATTCTGAGGGCAAAGGTCTTGGGGTCTGAAAGTCTGCAGGGAATGTGCCTTCCCGGTCCATAGTCTCCACAgaccctttccttttcttgaagcTACTGATGCCTCGGATCCAGATTTTCCCCTAGTTGAAGGGGAGCCCATCCTCCAAATTCAAAAAGTGAATGATTCTTccttagggaagaaaaaagggcATCATTCTCTCCCTGGCCCCAACATTGCCAAAGGATAAGCTGGGCCTCAGGCATACAATTTCATTCCTCTAAGAGGAAGGCAGTTTGCATGAGcggagaagaggagggaactaCAGATGATGACTTAACAGACGACCTCACTTTTCGAGAGATTGCTCTCTGGGAGTCAATgacagaaaggcagagagaacaaaTCCTTAAAGCAGCCGAGCCTGCAGGGATACGGGCTCCCTATGAGACAGAGCAGAGTGCCAAGAAAAGCCTTCTCCTCCTAGGGACAGTCCCCAGTCAGAGAAGGCACTGTTCGTCCCGCTTTGCAGACAGAGGCACCCTCACAGCCAGTCACCTTACCCTCCTTTGTGGAAAAAGGGACTCCTGCTCCCATTACTATCACCTAGAAACACATTCTAAGGTGGGATGCAGATCCCACCCTAGTCTTTCTCCACCATGGTAGGCCCTGGAGAGATGGAGGTGCAATTTCTAGGTCAgagaaagttatttttctctttcagagagAGGGGCCTTCCTCAGAGATACTGAAAGTCTTCTTGTGAGATTATCACTAACTCATGGGGTTGATTTCAGTGAAAATACCATGTCTTcatcctggctggtatagctcagtgcactgagcatgggcctgcgaaccaaagggttgctggtttgattcccagtcagggcacatacctgggttgcaggccaggtcccctgtatggggtgcacaagaggcaaccacaccttgatgttcatctccttctctttttccctccttccccctctctctaaaaataaatagaatcttttaactatatatattatatttaaaaatcaccatgTCTTCTCTCACAGATGTCCTCACTTCATAGGAGGGCACCTTTACCTCTCAGACACAAAATGTGCTAGAGTCCAGAGGTGACCAGAACATTTCctgtgagcaaaaaaaaagggcCTCTTCAGCCCCTATGGAAGAATCTAGGGACTCATGGCCAGGAGAGAGGGTTTCCTTGGGGCTAAAAATGAGAGTTTCCCTTAGCAGGGATGCACTGCATGGGAGGAGGTCTGGAGTCTGATAATAGGTGGCCATCCCTCAGAAAAAGCTGGTCCTGCAGGTTAGCAGTCCTCACCCATCTCCCTGCTTGAGGACAGTTCTTCAGAGAACTATATAAACTGTACTTTCATGTACAGTTCTTCAGAGAGAAAGGCGGAGAAGGAGTGTTTCTTACATCTAAAAACTAACTGCCACCCTAGGGCTATACCTTGCAGTCACATGTCTTTCCCCAGCCGAAAGACTTCCTTGTCTTAAAAAGAAACCTTGTCCCTTCAGAGAGAGGCACTGGGTCTCCACTCTCCCAAAGAAGACTCCCGCATTGGAAGCAGATGTGAATGGGATCACTTTCTCAAGCTGTAGGTGGGACTCTCTTCCCCACCAGGAGAATTCCTTCTTCCCCTAGGGAAACATCTCTCTTCTGCTTCTCCCCAAAGGGATACTGAGCTGAGGGCGGGCTGATTGCCCTGCTGTTCCTGGGTGTGAAGCAGGGCACTCTCCAGCGTGCAAGGCCCGAGGTGCAGGGTAGGTAGCCAGCATGCTTTGCTCATTCATATTTTGCCCCCAGAGCTACTCACCCTCAGAGTGATGTGACAACGTGAGGAGGCTGACACAGGATGCGCCGATGCCCGAGCCAAAGACGGTAATACGGCGCGGATCGCCACCAAAAAAGGCAATATTCTCGCTCACCCAGCGGAGGGCCTGGATTTGGTCAAGGAGCCCATAGTTGCCCTTGGCAGCCTGATCTCCGGTGCTCAGGAAACCTGGATTCAACAAAGGGCATGAGGACAGTGAAGATGGAGGAATGGGAGACCTGGGTACAATGGCAGCAGGAGTCGGGGCTGTGAGGACAGTGGGCATGCAGCTTAGTTCTATCCACCCAGCTATCACAAAGCAGACTCCTTTCTGCAAGGTCCAGCAAACATCAGTACAGCAAGGATCAGCTCCCTGCTTCCCACCATTCTTTGGGTTGAAAGGAGGGCGTCTCCAGACCATTGGAAGGGGATGCATCTAGCTGGGAGCCTTAACCCGCAGGAACTGCACATGGCCAGGACCCAGCATCCTCTGCCCTGATGCACTCTCTGTGTCATGACTCAAGCACCTGGCAAGAGAGAGTGCAAAAAAAGCAAGGGCCCTGGATTCAAATAGTCCTTGGTTCGAGTCCTGACTCTACTACTTACTAACCATGTAGCTTTGGGCAAATTATCTAAAATCTCTGAGCTAtagcttcctcctctgtaaaacagagattaaaaaaatactccaaTGAGTTGTTACGAGGATAAAAGGAGTATAAATAAACATCTCCAATATGCTGAGCACATTGTAAATTTATAGCtacttctctttcccctcccttctctctctgaagaaAGTGAAGATCCCAAAAGGCAATGATTCCTAAGCTCTCCTTGCCCTTCCTGTACAAGTTAGTCCATCTCCACTTCTTTCCAGGGCTTCGGATACCCCCTCCCCTCATTCTCAGGGCGGATCTTCATTCCTTTCCTCAAGGACCTAATGAATCAGAAACTCCGAGATGGGGCCCAGCAATCGGTGTTTGTAACAcactctccaggtgattctgatgcctgTTAAAGTTGGAAAACCCCTGGGTTACACCATCTTTTTCCTCTGATGGAGAAATAGGGAAGTCAGTACAGTGCGTTACCACAGAAACACGTCTTCCCACCCACCCAGTGGGATTTGCTGCCGAGGAGACATGTCACCATGGAGACTACCTTCCCACCCACCTGCTGGGATTTGCTGCTGTGGAGACTTGTTGCCATGGAGACTACGTtcccacccacctgctggctaTCCCACAGAGATGTCCTAtattccccccgccccaccttgcTTCCATTTTAAGATGGATCCTGCTGCCTCATTTCATCCCTCTTCCCTGATCCCCAGACTCCTTGGAAgtctctgtctcctcccaccaTACGCTTTCAGGAGGATTATTCTTTCTTTCCACGTGGGTAGTCATGGTGCTCTTACACTCTGGAAACCCATACCTGCATCAGCATTTTTGACCCCACAGTGAAAATCTCATTCACAGCACCTGGCACTGCCTTTGTGAGAGGACATGTTGGAGGAGGCTCCCTAAGCTCACAGAGAGCTCTCTGACTGTCCTGGAAGTCCACAGGCAGAAGCTGAATTCAAAAAGTCTCAAATAGGCATAAGACCTCCTCATTGTCTTTCTCGAGTCCTTCCGTTCCTAGCTTCTGCAAGAGAGCTCATTTCACCCTCTTCAAGGGTGTTATTAATTTATCTTTGGTACAATTAAGTATGTAAAGTACTTAGTTATTCCTCTCAGGACCTAGTCACAAGCCCTCTTCAGCCCCAGGTTCCCGATGAGGAAATGAGGAGGAATTAGAGAAAGCCTGAATGAGGATGAATGGAGGAGCCCTTGTTCCTCCAGACAGGGGGACCCCCTTCTCCTTAGCCAGACCCATTCACAAACTGAAGCTGCTCCTGCAAGTCTCAAGAAGTATGCTGAGCAAGATTCAATCCAGCTGTCCAAGCCTTGAGACCCTCTGGCAAATATCACTACGTGCTTCTCTTAGCccacctgtcccctccaccccaccctttcTCTGtaccctcttctccttttcttctccttgggTAACA belongs to Phyllostomus discolor isolate MPI-MPIP mPhyDis1 chromosome X, mPhyDis1.pri.v3, whole genome shotgun sequence and includes:
- the NLGN3 gene encoding neuroligin-3 isoform X1, encoding MWLRLGLPSPSPSPKPTVGRSLCLTLWFLGLVLRASTQAPAPTVNTHFGKLRGARVPLPSEILGPVDQYLGVPYAAPPIGEKRFLPPEPPPSWSGIRNATHFPPVCPQNIHTAVPEVMLPVWFTANLDIVATYIQEPNEDCLYLNVYVPTEDGSGAKKQGEDLADNDGDEDEDIRDSGAKPVMVYIHGGSYMEGTGNMIDGSVLASYGNVIVITLNYRVGVLGFLSTGDQAAKGNYGLLDQIQALRWVSENIAFFGGDPRRITVFGSGIGASCVSLLTLSHHSEGLFQRAIIQSGSALSSWAVNYQPVKYTSLLADKVGCNVLDTVDMVDCLRQKSAKELVEQDIQPARYHVAFGPVIDGDVIPDDPEILMEQGEFLNYDIMLGVNQGEGLKFVEGVVDPEDGVSGTDFDYSVSNFVDNLYGYPEGKDTLRETIKFMYTDWADRDNPETRRKTLVALFTDHQWVEPSVVTADLHARYGSPTYFYAFYHHCQSLMKPAWSDAAHGDEVPYVFGVPMVGPTDLFPCNFSKNDVMLSAVVMTYWTNFAKTGDPNKPVPQDTKFIHTKANRFEEVAWSKYNPRDQLYLHIGLKPRVRDHYRATKVAFWKHLVPHLYNLHDMFHYTSTTTKVPPPDTTHSSHITRRPNGKTWSTKRPAISPAYSNENAQGSWNGGQDAGPLLVENPRDYSTELSVTIAVGASLLFLNVLAFAALYYRKDKRRQEPLRQPSPQRGAGAPELGAAPEEELAALQLGPTHHECEAGPPHDTLRLTALPDYTLTLRRSPDDIPLMTPNTITMIPNSLVGLQTLHPYNTFATGFNSTGLPHSHSTTRV
- the NLGN3 gene encoding neuroligin-3 isoform X2, with protein sequence MWLRLGLPSPSPSPKPTVGRSLCLTLWFLGLVLRASTQAPAPTVNTHFGKLRGARVPLPSEILGPVDQYLGVPYAAPPIGEKRFLPPEPPPSWSGIRNATHFPPVCPQNIHTAVPEVMLPVWFTANLDIVATYIQEPNEDCLYLNVYVPTEDDIRDSGAKPVMVYIHGGSYMEGTGNMIDGSVLASYGNVIVITLNYRVGVLGFLSTGDQAAKGNYGLLDQIQALRWVSENIAFFGGDPRRITVFGSGIGASCVSLLTLSHHSEGLFQRAIIQSGSALSSWAVNYQPVKYTSLLADKVGCNVLDTVDMVDCLRQKSAKELVEQDIQPARYHVAFGPVIDGDVIPDDPEILMEQGEFLNYDIMLGVNQGEGLKFVEGVVDPEDGVSGTDFDYSVSNFVDNLYGYPEGKDTLRETIKFMYTDWADRDNPETRRKTLVALFTDHQWVEPSVVTADLHARYGSPTYFYAFYHHCQSLMKPAWSDAAHGDEVPYVFGVPMVGPTDLFPCNFSKNDVMLSAVVMTYWTNFAKTGDPNKPVPQDTKFIHTKANRFEEVAWSKYNPRDQLYLHIGLKPRVRDHYRATKVAFWKHLVPHLYNLHDMFHYTSTTTKVPPPDTTHSSHITRRPNGKTWSTKRPAISPAYSNENAQGSWNGGQDAGPLLVENPRDYSTELSVTIAVGASLLFLNVLAFAALYYRKDKRRQEPLRQPSPQRGAGAPELGAAPEEELAALQLGPTHHECEAGPPHDTLRLTALPDYTLTLRRSPDDIPLMTPNTITMIPNSLVGLQTLHPYNTFATGFNSTGLPHSHSTTRV
- the NLGN3 gene encoding neuroligin-3 isoform X3; the encoded protein is MWLRLGLPSPSPSPKPTVGRSLCLTLWFLGLVLRASTQAPAPTVNTHFGKLRGARVPLPSEILGPVDQYLGVPYAAPPIGEKRFLPPEPPPSWSGIRNATHFPPVCPQNIHTAVPEVMLPVWFTANLDIVATYIQEPNEDCLYLNVYVPTEDVKRISKECARKPNKKICRKGGSGAKKQGEDLADNDGDEDEDIRDSGAKPVMVYIHGGSYMEGTGNMIDGSVLASYGNVIVITLNYRVGVLGFLSTGDQAAKGNYGLLDQIQALRWVSENIAFFGGDPRRITVFGSGIGASCVSLLTLSHHSEGLFQRAIIQSGSALSSWAVNYQPVKYTSLLADKVGCNVLDTVDMVDCLRQKSAKELVEQDIQPARYHVAFGPVIDGDVIPDDPEILMEQGEFLNYDIMLGVNQGEGLKFVEGVVDPEDGVSGTDFDYSVSNFVDNLYGYPEGKDTLRETIKFMYTDWADRDNPETRRKTLVALFTDHQWVEPSVVTADLHARYGSPTYFYAFYHHCQSLMKPAWSDAAHGDEVPYVFGVPMVGPTDLFPCNFSKNDVMLSAVVMTYWTNFAKTGDPNKPVPQDTKFIHTKANRFEEVAWSKYNPRDQLYLHIGLKPRVRDHYRATKVAFWKHLVPHLYNLHDMFHYTSTTTKVPPPDTTHSSHITRRPNGKTWSTKRPAISPAYSNENAQGSWNGGQDAGPLLVENPRDYSTELSVTIAVGASLLFLNVLAFAALYYRKDKRRQEPLRQPSPQRGAGAPELGAAPEEELAALQLGPTHHECEAGPPHDTLRLTALPDYTLTLRRSPDDIPLMTPNTITMIPNSLVGLQTLHPYNTFATGFNSTGLPHSHSTTRV